The Candidatus Parcubacteria bacterium genome contains a region encoding:
- a CDS encoding response regulator, translating to MKTVLFVEDEAALQKTFGKILEEEGFKVISALDGDVGLKLAKLKKPDLILLDLILPKQNGFDVLKAIKEDEEIKDIPIIVLTNLETMDNVDRAIELGATTYLVKANYSLKEVITKVKQALSE from the coding sequence ATGAAAACTGTTCTATTTGTTGAAGACGAAGCTGCTCTTCAAAAAACCTTTGGAAAAATTTTAGAAGAAGAAGGGTTTAAAGTAATTTCAGCTTTAGACGGGGATGTTGGCCTCAAATTAGCTAAATTAAAAAAACCGGATTTAATTTTACTTGACCTTATCTTGCCAAAGCAAAATGGTTTTGATGTTTTAAAAGCGATTAAAGAAGATGAAGAGATAAAAGACATTCCTATTATTGTTTTAACAAATTTAGAAACAATGGATAATGTTGACAGAGCTATTGAGCTTGGCGCAACTACTTATTTAGTAAAAGCAAACTACAGTTTAAAAGAAGTAATAACAAAAGTAAAGCAAGCACTCAGCGAGTAA
- a CDS encoding HAMP domain-containing histidine kinase — protein sequence MISEYKKQKKISEQLNIFKQCKKYGLATWECPQFLFVVMGGIIVITAIGTYLIGTRYFDNPETVALIILGLSTVLFIISFVINHSLEKLAEASRMKSEFISIVSHQLRAPLTNLKWGIELIISEGIEDVKEENLLNFIKMLKENSARMEELINDLLIVSRMEKDGIPEKKERTDLEKIVKKFVFEFKALADASNIKVKFDCQKNLPMIYIDPSQIKLPIENFIDNAVRYTKKAGTVEVKLKQSQNNIYFEVKDQGVGIPKEDQKYIFQKFFRASNALRYQTQGSGLGLFIAKSVIDKMGGKIGFKSYEGKSSTFWFKIPIT from the coding sequence ATGATATCAGAGTATAAAAAACAAAAAAAGATTTCAGAACAATTAAATATTTTCAAGCAATGTAAAAAATATGGTTTGGCTACTTGGGAATGTCCACAATTTCTTTTTGTGGTAATGGGTGGTATTATTGTTATTACAGCCATTGGCACTTATTTAATCGGTACTCGTTATTTTGATAATCCAGAAACAGTAGCCTTAATTATTCTTGGATTATCAACAGTTTTGTTTATTATTTCCTTTGTGATCAACCATAGTTTAGAAAAATTAGCAGAAGCCAGTCGTATGAAATCAGAGTTTATCAGCATAGTATCTCATCAGTTAAGAGCTCCTTTAACTAATCTGAAGTGGGGAATTGAACTAATAATATCTGAAGGCATTGAAGACGTTAAAGAGGAAAATTTATTGAATTTTATAAAAATGTTAAAAGAGAACAGTGCTAGAATGGAGGAGTTAATAAATGATTTATTAATTGTTTCCAGAATGGAAAAGGATGGAATACCTGAAAAGAAAGAAAGGACTGATTTAGAAAAAATAGTCAAGAAATTTGTTTTCGAATTTAAAGCCCTTGCTGATGCTTCAAATATTAAAGTAAAATTTGATTGCCAGAAGAATTTGCCAATGATTTATATTGATCCTAGCCAGATTAAATTACCTATAGAGAATTTTATAGATAATGCTGTCCGTTATACTAAAAAGGCAGGCACGGTGGAAGTAAAATTAAAGCAATCCCAGAACAATATTTATTTTGAAGTTAAAGACCAAGGTGTTGGTATCCCTAAAGAAGACCAAAAATATATTTTTCAGAAATTCTTCAGGGCAAGCAATGCTTTAAGATACCAAACCCAGGGAAGCGGATTAGGTTTGTTTATTGCTAAATCAGTAATAGATAAAATGGGCGGTAAAATAGGTTTTAAGTCCTATGAAGGGAAAAGTTCAACTTTTTGGTTTAAAATACCAATAACCTAA
- a CDS encoding HU family DNA-binding protein, with product MDKKELTEIISKKVGISKRDAEESLTVVLEEITKQLSNGGEVVLTGFGKFVVNKRKERMGINPQTKEKIKIPAAKVPKFKPGKILKEAVK from the coding sequence ATGGATAAAAAAGAATTAACAGAAATAATAAGCAAAAAAGTAGGCATTTCAAAAAGAGATGCTGAAGAAAGTTTAACAGTAGTTTTGGAAGAAATTACCAAGCAGCTTTCTAATGGAGGAGAAGTTGTCTTAACTGGTTTTGGCAAGTTTGTAGTGAATAAGAGAAAGGAAAGAATGGGTATTAATCCACAAACTAAAGAAAAGATTAAAATTCCAGCAGCTAAGGTTCCTAAATTTAAACCAGGAAAAATTTTAAAGGAAGCAGTAAAATAA